A genome region from Tenebrio molitor chromosome 4, icTenMoli1.1, whole genome shotgun sequence includes the following:
- the LOC138128096 gene encoding retinaldehyde-binding protein 1-like isoform X1 — METFFVSEKEKSVINALQNVSEEAIETKINTLKKWIGQCSHLPLESKDEEFLKIMLLRGKFQEGNVKKRVQNYFTHLCKYPEFFVGLKNIKPSNEVGVVVTSPALTPSWERIVILSLDSEKLEKVLDVHRCLYFAIATGTILFNYDYVPSVRVILDFESWTMSHILQGNINDFFKVRDIYENVFKMRISGIEIINAPHLLGAVLNLAKVVLKPKLFSRITVHKDLRSLYEKVPKQNLPRDYGGELQSVKELLKVWDEIFTKKRGFLENIEQLCQRNGQEESIFGPQGSFKTLVVD, encoded by the exons ATGGAGACATTTTTTGTGtccgaaaaagaaaaaagtgtcATAAACGCcttacaaaatgtttctgaaGAAGCAATAGagactaaaataaatactttGAAAAAATGGATTGGGCAGTGTTCTCATCTGCCACTGGAAAGTAAAG ATGAAGAGTTTCTGAAGATAATGCTACTGAGAGGGAAATTTCAggaaggaaatgtcaaaaaaagggtccaaaattattttacgcATCTTTGTAAATATCCTGAATTTTTCGTTGGGTTGAAGAATATAAAACCTTCTAATGAAGTTGG ggTAGTCGTTACATCACCTGCTTTGACTCCTTCGTGGGAAAGAATTGTCATCTTAAGTCTCGACTctgaaaaattagaaaaagttTTAGATGTCCATCGGTGCCTTTATTTTGCTATAGCCACAGGCACGATCTTGTTTAACTACGACTACGTTCCTAGTGTGCGTGTcatcttagattttgaatcttGGACAATGAGTCACATATTACAAGGAAATATCAATGACTTCTTCAAAGTAAGGGACATCTACGAG AATGTCTTTAAGATGCGAATCTCTGGAATAGAAATCATCAACGCACCACATCTTTTAGGTGCTGTCTTAAATCTAGCCAAAGTTGTTTTGAAACCAAAGTTATTCTCGAGA ATAACTGTACACAAAGATCTGCGTTCTCTGTACGAGAAGGTTCCAAAGCAAAATCTTCCGCGTGATTATGGAGGCGAGTTGCAGAGCGTAAAGGAATTGCTGA AAGTTTGGGATGAGATATTTACGAAAAAGAGAGGCTTCTTGGAAAATATAGAACAACTTTGTCAAAGGAACGGTCAGGAGGAGTCGATATTTGGTCCTCAGGGTTCTTTCAAAACTCTAGTTGTAGATTAA